One Nicotiana sylvestris chromosome 12, ASM39365v2, whole genome shotgun sequence genomic window carries:
- the LOC138883827 gene encoding uncharacterized protein: protein MQIVGEKDDLMMAYFSESLTGAALDWHIRQDVGKWPTLGDMAQDFVRYFQYISGVITDRSSLSKMEKKPEESFREFGLRWREQVARANTPIGEEEMVEFFLQAQGPTYFNHLIPALGKPFTDVLKMGELVEEGIKSDKIMSCSKDIQNIPVSLGERKKNRKDDPMGLPAQHFQSRHRPRGYPCAPDDPPPCYMSPQNSQSRTSLSQYPAPQNAYLSPRAYRKIPRSGFRLNQAFKNERLRKKRTFTPLGESYASLFQRLRKLDMLKSTQKKMPNPLPKKFDFSQRCAYCSDASGHDIEKCWNLKNAIQRLIDAGDIVVQNPDAADTSQSPLHVHNETHMVGMIYLER, encoded by the coding sequence ATGCAAAttgttggagagaaagatgacttgatgatggcgtatttcagtgagagcctgactggggcagctctGGACTGGCAtattcgtcaagatgttggtaagtggcctacattgggtgacatggctcaagattttgttcgatactttcaatacataTCAGGTGTTATcacagaccgctcctccctatctaaaatggaaaagaagccggaagaaagctttagggagtttgggctcagatggagggagcaagttgCTCGAgccaataccccgattggtgaagaagaaatggttgagtttttcctacaagcccaggggcccacctacttcaatcatttgatcccggccctgGGAAAGCCTTTCactgatgtgttaaaaatgggggagctagtagaagagggaatcaagtcagacaaaatcatgagttgttcgaaagacattcagaacatcccagtaagcttgggtgaaagaaagaaaaacagaaaagatgatccgatgggccttCCTGCTCAACACTTCCAGTCccgacatcgtccccgtggatatccttgtgcaccagatgacCCTCCCCCATGCTACATGTCTCCACAGAattcccaaagtcgtacatcactttcccagtacccagctccacaaaatgcctatttatccccacgagcctatcgaaaaatccctagatcaggtttccggctcaatcaagcatttaagaacgagaggttacgGAAGAAGagaaccttcactccattgggagagtcatatgccagtctattccagaggctaaggaaattggacatgttgaagtcgACCCAGaaaaaaatgccaaaccctcttccaaagaagtttgatttttctcaaaggtgcgcatattgctcagatgcctcgggtcatgacatagagaagtgttggaatctaaaGAATGCGATTCAGaggcttattgatgcaggcgacattgtcgtgcaaaatccagatgcagcagacaccaGCCAAAGTCCATTGCATGTGCACAATGAGACGCacatggtgggtatgatttatttggAAAGAtaa